Proteins encoded by one window of Lates calcarifer isolate ASB-BC8 linkage group LG5, TLL_Latcal_v3, whole genome shotgun sequence:
- the LOC108892165 gene encoding NACHT, LRR and PYD domains-containing protein 12 isoform X1, translating into MDFLSSLSVQAWGSFAQMSEKKCEDGAQKRKKQEEYEKDSSPSRKNPKITNYFRPVTREVRTTENFTAEEEAERESRPSTSTRTPTYTAVTQRETGNRTVSAQSGGIVNTPQLTDVDVKGNLTVSVNNTYVHSAPRTDETDVNSKTKERTIQKCQADLKSYLLNQTKNLFQGTRENGSSTPLKDTYTELYITKGSSGEVNNEHEVTELECKRSTREEKKIHLNNIFEPLPKEKIRPQRVLTNGIAGIGKTVAVQKFTHDWAEGTANQNIQFVFPFTFRDLNSMKDECFSLMDLIGNYFKEVKDLETSDYDNCSFLFIFDGLDESQFPLDKSQMCRCVTKTTTVDTLLTNLIKGTLLHKALVWITSRPAAASKIPPEFINRVTEVRGFNDEQKEEYFQKAIGYEIVAQRIFSHLRLKLLRSLYIMCHIPLFCWISATVLQSLLTDTPENELPKTLTEMYTHFLIIETKRKQQKDYEKGETDKDLIMKLGKLAFEQLKKRNMIFDENDLKGCEIDLKQAAVHSGVCTQIIRKEYGLHRQECYSFIHLSVQEFLAALYVLETFIDSRKNLLHIQTRVKVASEKGEIPIIPLHKSAVEVALVSKYGQWDLFLRFLFGLSQDKNQKLLQKIFGFEERRLQSNQEIIKYIHSEIKKLPNSYQSINLFHCLNELGDQTLVEQVQTYQSSGDVSKISPAHWSALAFVLLVSGENLDVFDLKKYHKSNEVLERLVPVLKAAKKAVLSDCNLSDECCWHISSVLSLKSSGLEELDLSGNKLQDSGVQLLSEGLKSSNCKLQRLRLISCDLSDESCQALSSVLSSQSSTLKELDLSNNDLKDSGLELISPGLESPHCTLETLRLSGCQVTVKGCSSLVSALRSNPSHLKELDLSYNHPGDSGVKLLSAGLENTQCGLKTLRLSGCQVTEEGCSSLASALRSNPSHLKELDLSYNHPGDLGVKLLSAKLKDQQCGLETLRLIGCNLSERSCEALASVLSSQSSTLIEVDLSNNNLQDSGVKLICRELKSRHCTLRTLRLSGCQVTVKGCSSLASALRSNPSHLKELDLSYNHPGDLGVKLLSALKEDPQCGLETLRLIGCNLSKRSCEALSSVLSSQSSSLRDLDLSNNDLQDSGVKLISPGLESPHCKLRTLRLSGCLITEEGCSSLASALRSNPSHLKELDLSYNHPGDSGEKLLKDPQCRLETLRLEHGGEQRLKPGVRKYSCELELDTNTVNTDLVLSDNNRKVTSAMGKLKYPEHPDRFDRWPQLLCRTGLTGRCYWEVEWRGRVDIAVTYRGIKRKGKLSDCRFGETHQSWSLSCSDELSHFYDDVRHNSDFSVSHNKEKTQLPPFFTPPSIPSFSPFSFNRVGVYVDCPVGRLSFYRVSSDSLIHLHTFKTTFTEPLYPGFWVGPFSTLSLHSLWREQIFHVF; encoded by the exons CTGTAACTCAGAGGGAAACTGGAAACAGGACAGTCAGCGCTCAGAGTGGAGGCATCGTCAACACACCTCAGTTaactgatgttgatgtgaaagGGAATCTAACTGTCAGTGTCAACAACACATATG tccaTTCTGCTCCCAGGACAGATGAGACTGATGTTAATTCCAAAACCAaag AAAGAACAATCCAAAAGTGCCAAGCTGACCTAAAATCTTACCTTCTAAATCAAACAAAGAATCTGTTTCAAGGAACAAGGGAGAATGGATCATCGACTCCATTAAAGGACACCTATACGGAGCTTTACATCACAAAAGGAAGCAGTGGGGAGGTTAATAATGAACATGAAGTGACTGAATTAGAATGTAAAAGGTCTacaagagaggagaagaaaatcCACCTCAATAACATTTTTGAACCTTTACCAAAGGAAAAGATCCGTCCCCAGAGAGTCCTGACAAACGGAATCGCTGGAATTGGAAAAACTGTTGCTGTGCAGAAATTCACTCATGACTGGGCAGAAggaacagccaatcagaacatCCAGTTCGTATTTCCATTCACATTCAGAGACTTGAATTCAATGAAAGACGAATGTTTTAGTCTTATGGACTTAATAGGTAACTATTTTAAAGAAGTGAAGGATTTGGAAACATCAGACTATGATAATTGtagttttctgttcatctttgacggcctggaCGAAAGCCAATTTCCTCTGGACAAAAGTCAAATGTGTCGCTGTGTCACAAAGACCACAACAGTTGATACCCTGCTGACCAATTTAATTAAAGGAACGCTGCTGCACAAAGCCCTGGTCTGGATCACGAGTAGACCTGCTGCAGCAAGTAAGATTCCTCCAGAGTTTATCAACAGAGTGACCGAGGTACGAGGCTTTAATGATgagcagaaggaggagtactttCAAAAGGCGATTGGTTACGAGATTGTGGCTCAGAGGATCTTCAGTCATCTTCGATTAAAGCTGTTGAGAAGTCTgtacatcatgtgccacatcccatTGTTCTGCTGGATTTCAGCCACAGTTCTCCAGAGTCTCCTCACAGATACTCCTGAAAATGAGTTGCCAAAGACTTTGACtgaaatgtacacacacttccTGATCATcgagacaaagaggaaacaacagaaGGATTATGAGAAAGGTGAAACAGACAAAGATCTGATCATGAAGTTGGGAAAGCTGGCATTTGAACAGCTAAAGAAGCGCAACATGATCTTCGATGAAAACGACCTGAAAGGTTGTGAAATTGATCTGAAACAAGCTGCAGTTCATTCAGGAGTTTGTACAcagatcataagaaaggaatATGGTCTTCACAGACAGGAGTGTTACTCTTTCATACATTTaagtgttcaggagtttcttGCAGCTCTGTATGTATTAGAGACCTTCATAGATAGTCGAAAAAATTTGCTTCACATCCAGACAAGGGTAAAAGTGGCATCAGAGAAAGGAGAGATTCCTATCATCCCCCTCCACAAGAGTGCAGTCGAAGTGGCTTTGGTCAGCAAGTATGGACAATGGGACTTGTTTCTGCGCTTCCTGTTTGGTCTGTCACAGGATAAAAATCAGAAGCTTcttcagaaaatatttggaTTTGAAGAAAGACGTCTGCAGAGCAACCAGGAAATAATCAAGTACATTCACAGTGAAATCAAGAAACTGCCCAACAGTTATCAGAGTATCAATCTGTTCCACTGTTTAAATGAGTTGGGTGACCAGACTCTGGTAGAGCAAGTCCAAACATACCAGAGCTCAGGAGATGTCAGTAAAATCTCACCTGCACATTGGTCAGCTCTGGCTTTTGTTCTGCTTGTTTCTGGTGAAAACCTGGATGTCTTTGACCTGAAGAAGTACCACAAATCGAATGAAGTTCTGGAGAGGCTGGTACCAGTGCTCAAAGCAGCAAAGAAAGCTGT gttGAGTGACTGTAACCTCAGTGATGAATGCTGCTGGCACATTTCATCAGTTCTCAGCTTGAAGTCTTCTGGTCTGGAGGAGTTAGACCTGAGTGGAAATAAACTGCAGGACTCTGGAGTGCAGCTGCTCTCTGAAGGCCTGAAAAGTTCAAACTGCAAACTCCAGAGACTCAG GCTGATCAGCTGTGACCTGTCGGACGAAAGCTGTcaagctctgtcctcagtcctcagctcccagtcctctacTCTGAAagagctggacctgagtaacaacgacctgaaggattcaggactGGAGCTGATCTCTcctggactggagagtccacactgtaCCCTGGAAACTCTCAG gTTGTCAGGCTGTCAGGTCACAGTCAAAGGCTGCtcctctctggtctcagctctgagatccaacccctcccatctgaaagagctggacctgagctacaatcatccaggagactcaggagtgaagctgctgtctgctggactggaaAATACACAATGTGGACTGAAAACTCTCAG GTTGTCAGGTTGTCAggtcacagaggaaggctgctcctctctggcctcagctctgagatccaacccctcccatctgaaagagctggacctgagctacaaccATCCAGGAGACTTAGGAGTGAAGCTGCTATCTGCTAAGTTGAAGGATCAACAATGTGGACTGGAAACTCTCAG ACTGATcggctgtaacctctcagagagaagctgtgaagctctggcctcagttctcagctcccagtcctcgACTCTGATAGAAgtggacctgagtaacaacaacctgcaggattcaggagtgaagctgaTCTGTCGTGAACTGAAGAGTCGTCACTGTACACTGAGGACTCTCAG gTTGTCAGGCTGTCAGGTCACAGTCAAAGGCTGCtcctctctggcctcagctctgagatccaacccctcccatctgaaagagctggacctgagctacaaccATCCAGGAGACTtaggagtgaagctgctgtctgctttaAAGGAGGATCCACAATGTGGACTGGAAACTCTCAG actgATCGGTTGTAACCTGTCaaagagaagctgtgaagctctgtcctcagttctcagctcccagtcctccagtctgagagatctggacctgagtaacaacgacctgcaggattcaggagtgaagctgaTCTCTCCTGGACTGGAGAGTCCTCATTGCAAACTGAGGACTCTCAG gttgtcaggctgtctgatcacagaggaaggctgctcctctctggcctcagctctgagatccaacccctcccatctgaaagagctggacctgagctacaaccatccaggagactcaggagagaagctgctgaagGACCCACAGTGTAGACTGGAAACTCTCAG GTTGGAACATGGTGGAGAGCAGAGACTGAAACCTGGTGTGAggaagt attccTGTGAACTGgaactggacacaaacacagtgaacacagaccTCGTGCTGTCTGACAATAACAGGAAGGTGACATCGGCGATGGGGAAGCTGAAATATCCAGAgcatccagacagatttgaccggtggcctcagctgctgtgtagaactggtctgactggtcgctgttactgggaggtggagtggagaggaagagTTGATATAGCAGTGACTTACAGAGGAATCAAAAGGAAAGGGAAGCTTTCTGACTGCAGGTTTGGAGAGACTCatcagtcctggagtctgaGTTGCTCTGATGAGCTCTCTCATTTTTATGACGATGTTCGTCACAATAGTGACTTCAGTGTCAGTCACAATAAGGAGAAAACACAGCTCccaccttttttcactccacccTCCATCCCTTCCTTCTCACCTTTCTCCTTTAACAGAGTAGgtgtgtatgtggactgtcctgtCGGTCgtctgtccttctacagagtctcctctgactctctgatccacctccacacctttaAAACCACATTCACTGAACCTCTGTACCCTGGGTTCTGGGTTGGACCTTTTTCCACACTGTCTCTGCACTCACTGTGGCGTGAACAGATATTccatgtcttttaa